Proteins co-encoded in one Bacillus infantis NRRL B-14911 genomic window:
- a CDS encoding SepM family pheromone-processing serine protease produces the protein MKRNKIFLRSFFIAAVILLAGFFYYLPYYVTKPGMAKQLEPIIEVEGGYDEAGDFMLTTVRMGRANIYSYLTAKVSKFQEIYPVEEIRREDETDEEYNVRQLHLMDTSKTAAIEVAYKKAGLPVDYEYRGVYVMNVLPDMPADGVLKAGDMITQVDHQKFKSSEEFISYVSKQKEGDTITLAYKRGGESKEAEVSLKAFKDDPDKVGIGISLVDDKEIKVEPEVSLNTEEIGGPSAGLMFSLEIYNQLTKEDLTRGYQIAGTGTISADGTVGRIGGIEQKIVAADKAGAEIFLAPNENGAAGSNYSEAAKTAEEIGTDMKIIPINTFEEAVDYLEGLDPK, from the coding sequence ATGAAGAGAAATAAAATCTTCCTCCGTTCCTTCTTTATCGCTGCAGTGATTTTGCTGGCAGGGTTTTTCTATTATCTGCCTTACTATGTAACAAAACCAGGCATGGCCAAGCAGCTGGAACCGATAATTGAAGTGGAAGGCGGATATGATGAGGCAGGGGACTTCATGCTTACAACCGTCAGGATGGGCAGGGCCAATATTTACTCCTATCTGACTGCAAAGGTGAGCAAGTTCCAGGAAATCTATCCTGTCGAGGAAATTAGGCGCGAAGATGAAACTGATGAAGAATACAATGTCCGCCAGCTGCATCTGATGGACACATCAAAAACAGCAGCCATTGAGGTTGCCTATAAAAAGGCTGGCCTGCCGGTGGATTATGAGTACAGAGGGGTCTATGTGATGAATGTCCTGCCTGATATGCCTGCTGACGGAGTGCTGAAGGCCGGCGATATGATAACACAAGTCGACCATCAGAAATTCAAGTCGTCTGAAGAATTCATTTCATATGTCAGCAAACAAAAAGAGGGAGACACCATTACACTTGCCTATAAAAGAGGCGGGGAGAGCAAAGAAGCAGAGGTTTCCCTGAAAGCTTTCAAGGATGATCCTGATAAAGTCGGGATCGGCATATCGCTTGTCGATGACAAGGAGATTAAAGTCGAGCCGGAAGTCAGCCTCAATACAGAGGAAATAGGCGGTCCGTCCGCTGGATTGATGTTTTCACTGGAAATCTACAATCAGCTGACTAAGGAAGACTTGACAAGAGGTTATCAGATTGCAGGAACAGGAACCATTTCTGCCGATGGAACAGTCGGAAGGATTGGCGGGATTGAGCAGAAAATTGTAGCGGCCGACAAAGCTGGCGCAGAAATCTTTCTGGCGCCGAATGAAAATGGCGCAGCCGGGTCGAACTACAGCGAAGCAGCAAAAACTGCCGAGGAGATCGGGACAGATATGAAAATCATTCCGATCAACACATTTGAAGAAGCGGTAGATTATTTGGAAGGTTTGGATCCAAAATAA
- a CDS encoding nucleotidyltransferase, which yields MKAVGVIVEYNPFHNGHLYHLEKSREAAGADIAIAVMSGNFLQRGEPALLSKWARAEMALKAGADLVFELPYKFAVQNAETFADGAVSILAASGCSSLCFGSESGDIDKFNFTVHLLDKHNEAYQERVKHHMRDGNSYPKALSLAFKDLGLGEDGLDLSKPNNILGYQYAKSVHSRHRKLELLTVERKSAGYHDEYFSSETIASATSIRKALFSEGKVLTDIKSYVPGTTLEIMEDYKKTFGAFHKWEMYWPFLKYRLLQMSAPELKEIYEMEEGLENRVMLSAIKAGTFHEFMESIKTKRYTWTRLQRACVHILTNTKKEEMLPQPKSASYLRLLGMSEEGRIYLNRQKGSLGLPLISKLSSSPEEALRQDIRAARIYASALPHPQRQKLLEMEYTQPPIYLKGSRA from the coding sequence ATGAAAGCAGTTGGTGTAATCGTTGAGTATAATCCTTTCCATAACGGGCATTTATATCATCTGGAAAAATCGAGGGAAGCAGCAGGCGCAGATATTGCCATTGCTGTCATGAGCGGAAATTTCCTCCAAAGAGGCGAACCGGCGCTGCTCTCGAAATGGGCAAGGGCTGAAATGGCGTTAAAAGCCGGCGCCGACCTCGTCTTTGAGCTTCCCTATAAATTCGCTGTTCAAAATGCCGAAACTTTTGCGGACGGGGCGGTTTCCATTCTTGCTGCCTCAGGATGCAGCTCCCTCTGCTTTGGGAGCGAATCAGGAGACATCGATAAATTCAATTTTACCGTCCATTTGCTCGACAAGCATAATGAAGCCTATCAGGAAAGGGTCAAGCACCATATGAGAGACGGAAACAGCTATCCTAAAGCATTGTCCCTTGCTTTCAAAGATCTCGGGCTTGGCGAAGATGGTCTGGACCTGTCCAAGCCTAACAATATTCTCGGCTATCAGTACGCCAAGTCGGTCCATTCCCGCCATCGAAAATTGGAGCTCCTGACTGTCGAAAGAAAAAGTGCCGGCTACCATGACGAATACTTCTCATCAGAGACCATTGCAAGTGCAACGAGCATTAGGAAAGCTTTGTTTTCAGAAGGGAAGGTACTGACCGATATCAAATCTTACGTTCCTGGAACAACGCTTGAAATCATGGAAGATTATAAAAAAACCTTCGGTGCCTTCCACAAGTGGGAAATGTACTGGCCCTTCCTCAAGTACCGGCTGCTCCAGATGTCAGCTCCTGAACTAAAGGAAATCTATGAAATGGAAGAGGGCCTTGAAAACAGAGTCATGCTTTCGGCTATAAAGGCAGGAACCTTCCATGAATTCATGGAATCCATAAAAACGAAGCGGTATACATGGACAAGGCTGCAGCGCGCTTGTGTCCATATACTGACTAACACGAAAAAAGAAGAAATGCTGCCGCAGCCTAAGTCAGCATCCTACCTCAGGCTGCTTGGAATGAGTGAGGAAGGGCGGATATATTTAAACAGGCAAAAAGGAAGCCTCGGCCTGCCTCTCATCTCCAAGCTGTCTTCCAGCCCGGAAGAAGCTCTGCGGCAGGATATACGTGCAGCCAGGATCTATGCTTCAGCCCTCCCACATCCGCAGCGCCAGAAACTGCTGGAAATGGAATACACTCAGCCGCCAATCTATCTGAAAGGCAGCAGGGCCTGA
- a CDS encoding YceD family protein, giving the protein MKWTISQLQKYRSKDYPIDETVDVSGIRETDPTIREVSPIHIFGRADIDSSKVTFHLTIKGHLVLPCSRTLVDVHYPINVETTETFLLKGLDYETEEETHQVKGDVIDLQPIIEEILLLEVPMQVFCEDSGEEGAPQSGKDWEVIQEEDLQKKVDPRLAGLANFFDQNDPSGE; this is encoded by the coding sequence ATGAAATGGACAATAAGTCAATTACAGAAATATCGAAGCAAGGATTATCCGATCGATGAAACAGTGGATGTGAGCGGGATCAGGGAAACCGACCCGACGATCAGAGAAGTTTCTCCGATTCATATATTTGGCCGGGCGGATATAGATTCGTCCAAGGTGACTTTTCATTTAACGATTAAAGGTCATCTGGTGCTGCCTTGTTCTCGTACGTTAGTTGATGTGCATTATCCAATTAATGTTGAAACAACTGAAACATTCCTCTTAAAAGGTTTGGATTATGAAACCGAAGAGGAAACCCATCAGGTGAAAGGCGATGTCATTGATCTTCAGCCGATCATTGAAGAAATCCTTTTGCTTGAAGTCCCTATGCAGGTTTTTTGCGAGGACAGCGGTGAAGAGGGTGCCCCCCAATCCGGCAAGGACTGGGAAGTCATCCAGGAGGAAGACCTTCAAAAAAAAGTCGACCCCCGGCTTGCTGGGCTTGCGAATTTCTTTGATCAAAATGATCCCTCCGGCGAATAG
- the rpmF gene encoding 50S ribosomal protein L32, whose translation MAVPFRRTSKTAKRKRRTHFKLQVPGMVECPNCGEMKLAHRVCKACGTYKGKEVVND comes from the coding sequence ATGGCTGTACCTTTTAGAAGAACTTCTAAAACTGCGAAAAGAAAACGTCGCACTCATTTCAAACTGCAAGTGCCTGGTATGGTAGAATGCCCAAACTGTGGTGAGATGAAACTTGCTCACCGCGTGTGCAAGGCTTGCGGAACATACAAAGGAAAAGAAGTTGTTAACGACTAA
- a CDS encoding enoyl-CoA hydratase/isomerase family protein, with protein MMPYLIEQHEDGLLQFTINRPEVRNAINYEVMEGLREAVNLAGRKEVKALMITGAGRQAFCSGGDLGLFHSLKTEEEAFGMLSGMAAIMKDLLFLPKPTVAFLNGAAVGGGCELASACDFRIAASGTKAGFIQGKLAITTGWGGGSILMEKLLPAHALKMLAEATVYECSELLELGFIHRLSEKDALESCRDFLSKILQLDVNVLESYKKLQIEKWQNSHILERIDDEVRRCAVLWEKDEHHAQVDKFLNRS; from the coding sequence ATGATGCCGTATTTGATAGAACAGCATGAAGATGGACTGCTCCAATTCACGATCAACAGGCCGGAAGTCCGTAATGCAATCAATTATGAAGTAATGGAAGGGCTGAGGGAGGCTGTCAATCTGGCGGGCAGGAAAGAGGTTAAGGCACTCATGATAACCGGAGCCGGCCGCCAGGCTTTTTGTTCAGGCGGAGATTTGGGGCTCTTCCACAGCCTGAAGACAGAGGAGGAGGCTTTTGGAATGCTGTCCGGGATGGCGGCAATCATGAAAGACCTGCTGTTCCTGCCAAAACCGACAGTCGCTTTTTTAAATGGGGCGGCGGTCGGAGGGGGCTGTGAGCTTGCCTCTGCCTGCGATTTCCGTATAGCAGCTTCAGGTACAAAGGCGGGATTCATCCAGGGAAAGCTAGCAATTACCACAGGCTGGGGCGGAGGCTCTATTCTAATGGAGAAACTCCTGCCCGCCCATGCTCTAAAAATGCTGGCAGAAGCGACGGTTTATGAATGCTCTGAATTGCTGGAGCTCGGATTCATCCATAGACTAAGCGAAAAAGATGCGCTCGAAAGCTGCAGGGACTTTTTGTCAAAAATCCTTCAGCTGGATGTAAATGTGCTTGAAAGCTACAAAAAGCTGCAGATTGAAAAGTGGCAAAACAGCCATATTTTGGAGAGAATTGACGATGAGGTCCGCCGCTGTGCAGTTTTGTGGGAAAAGGATGAGCATCATGCCCAGGTGGACAAATTTCTAAATCGCTCTTAA
- a CDS encoding RsfA family transcriptional regulator, translated as MSTTRQDAWTQDEDLLLAEVVLRHIREGGTQLQAFEEVGKQLSRTPAACGFRWNSYVRKQYKSGIELAKKQRKELKKKPEAVQTGKQEPESAKTEDGTSTEKAATGAEIPEVEVIVGYIEALYRKANQPAAAETGEQIKKLENQVYYLAAENERLLKEISVMERDYEALTEIMERARKMVVLKEEDRQQKTKNSQQVFQK; from the coding sequence ATGTCGACAACAAGGCAGGATGCCTGGACCCAGGATGAGGATCTGCTGCTTGCTGAAGTGGTGCTTCGCCATATCCGGGAAGGCGGTACACAGCTGCAGGCCTTCGAGGAAGTGGGAAAACAGCTTTCAAGGACCCCTGCGGCCTGCGGTTTCAGATGGAATTCTTATGTGAGGAAGCAATATAAATCAGGGATTGAGCTTGCTAAGAAACAGCGGAAGGAATTGAAGAAAAAGCCGGAAGCAGTCCAGACTGGCAAGCAGGAACCTGAATCCGCCAAAACGGAGGATGGTACCTCAACGGAAAAAGCCGCTACCGGGGCAGAAATCCCTGAAGTTGAGGTTATAGTGGGTTACATTGAAGCATTGTACCGCAAAGCCAATCAGCCAGCCGCGGCTGAGACGGGAGAGCAGATCAAGAAACTGGAAAATCAGGTATATTACCTGGCTGCAGAAAACGAAAGGCTGCTGAAGGAGATTTCTGTCATGGAAAGAGACTATGAAGCGCTTACGGAAATAATGGAAAGGGCAAGGAAGATGGTGGTGCTGAAAGAGGAAGACCGCCAGCAGAAAACAAAGAACAGCCAGCAGGTATTTCAAAAGTGA
- a CDS encoding N-acetyltransferase has translation MEFKVEKLKVNYKTLEEFKRFKEYGLQELSMFEDLEANIIENDSESPFYGIYFGDKLVARMSLYREAAKFDRYFSPPQDYLELWKLEVLPDYQGKGYGTALVNFAKSFSLPIKTNPRIKSKEFWERMGFTSVSYDIERDLGENPLVWIPAGASEQTVESK, from the coding sequence ATGGAATTTAAAGTAGAAAAATTAAAGGTGAACTATAAAACACTTGAGGAATTTAAAAGATTCAAAGAATATGGCCTGCAGGAATTATCCATGTTTGAAGATCTTGAAGCCAATATTATTGAGAACGACAGCGAGTCTCCTTTTTACGGGATCTATTTCGGGGATAAGCTGGTTGCCAGAATGAGTCTTTACCGGGAGGCTGCGAAGTTTGACCGGTATTTCAGCCCGCCGCAGGATTATCTTGAGCTCTGGAAGCTGGAAGTTCTGCCTGATTACCAGGGCAAAGGGTACGGAACTGCGCTTGTGAACTTTGCGAAAAGCTTCAGTCTTCCTATCAAAACCAATCCCCGCATCAAATCAAAGGAATTCTGGGAGAGGATGGGATTCACTTCCGTCTCGTATGACATAGAAAGGGATCTGGGAGAAAACCCATTGGTGTGGATTCCTGCCGGAGCCTCTGAACAGACGGTTGAAAGCAAATAA
- a CDS encoding acetyl-CoA carboxylase biotin carboxylase subunit yields the protein MRKILIANRGEIASRVIRTCREMGIETIAVYSDADSGMPYVQEADHAFRIGEPPVGRSYLKTDEILRIAKAEGADAIHPGYGFLSENAAFARAAADEGIVFIGPSPETIELMGDKIVSRDTMAKAGVAVVPGSSEGVATLEEAISLADEMGYPVMLKASGGGGGIGMIRCENEQALAKSYESTKARAKAYFGSDEVFVEKYIPNARHIEVQIFGDSFGNLVHLYERDCSIQRRHQKVVEESPSPFLSEGTRQNMLKTALRAGEAVGYVNAGTVEFIVDEEENFYFLEMNTRLQVEHPVTEQITGLDLVKWQILVARGEKLPLLQDEIARNGHAIEFRLYAEDPVSFMPSPGKIDSFSWIKGDGIRMDNGYLAENTVTPFYDPMISKCIIFGGSRSEAIQRASDFFTHLEITGIKTNAPLFQQILNDEDFIKGNYTTAFLAEKKFAVH from the coding sequence GTGCGAAAAATACTGATTGCAAACCGCGGGGAGATTGCCTCGCGCGTTATTAGAACATGCCGTGAAATGGGAATTGAAACGATTGCTGTTTACTCAGATGCAGATAGCGGAATGCCATATGTCCAGGAAGCAGATCATGCTTTCCGGATAGGGGAGCCCCCGGTTGGCAGATCTTATCTCAAAACAGATGAAATACTGCGGATTGCCAAAGCTGAAGGGGCCGATGCTATTCACCCAGGCTACGGCTTTTTGTCAGAAAACGCGGCTTTTGCCCGCGCTGCAGCTGATGAGGGGATCGTCTTCATCGGACCCTCCCCTGAGACCATAGAGCTGATGGGAGATAAAATCGTTTCCCGGGATACTATGGCCAAGGCGGGAGTTGCGGTCGTTCCGGGAAGCAGTGAAGGTGTCGCTACGCTGGAAGAAGCTATAAGCCTTGCAGATGAAATGGGCTATCCTGTCATGCTTAAGGCAAGCGGCGGCGGGGGAGGGATCGGAATGATCCGCTGTGAAAATGAGCAAGCGCTCGCTAAGTCCTACGAATCAACGAAAGCACGGGCAAAAGCTTATTTTGGCTCAGATGAAGTATTCGTAGAAAAGTATATTCCTAATGCCAGGCATATCGAGGTCCAAATATTCGGGGATTCATTCGGAAACCTTGTGCACCTGTATGAAAGGGACTGCTCCATCCAAAGAAGACACCAAAAAGTGGTTGAGGAGTCGCCATCCCCTTTTTTATCTGAGGGGACAAGGCAGAATATGCTGAAAACAGCGCTCAGAGCAGGAGAAGCGGTCGGCTATGTGAATGCCGGAACTGTTGAATTCATTGTAGATGAAGAAGAGAATTTCTATTTCCTGGAGATGAATACAAGGCTCCAGGTCGAGCATCCCGTAACCGAGCAGATCACCGGCCTGGATCTTGTAAAATGGCAGATCCTCGTGGCAAGGGGCGAAAAGCTTCCATTGCTGCAGGATGAAATAGCAAGGAACGGCCATGCAATCGAGTTCAGGCTTTATGCAGAAGATCCTGTAAGTTTCATGCCTTCTCCGGGAAAAATTGATAGCTTTTCCTGGATAAAGGGGGACGGGATCCGGATGGATAACGGATATCTCGCTGAAAACACAGTCACACCTTTTTACGATCCAATGATTTCGAAGTGCATCATTTTCGGGGGCTCGAGGTCAGAAGCGATCCAGCGGGCATCTGATTTCTTTACACATTTGGAAATCACGGGGATCAAAACAAATGCTCCTTTATTTCAGCAGATATTGAATGACGAAGATTTTATTAAAGGAAATTATACAACTGCCTTTTTGGCGGAAAAGAAATTTGCAGTTCATTAA
- a CDS encoding biotin/lipoyl-containing protein — protein sequence MKEITSSMAGTVLNTMAGPGDEVKAGQEVIMLESMKMEIPVESHMDGKVAEVKVSAGDFVNEGDVLIVLE from the coding sequence ATGAAAGAAATAACATCATCAATGGCTGGTACAGTTTTGAACACAATGGCAGGGCCTGGGGACGAGGTCAAGGCCGGCCAGGAAGTCATTATGCTGGAGTCCATGAAAATGGAAATCCCGGTTGAAAGCCATATGGACGGAAAAGTAGCTGAGGTAAAAGTCTCGGCCGGTGATTTTGTCAATGAAGGAGACGTTCTGATCGTACTGGAATAG
- a CDS encoding acyl-CoA carboxylase subunit beta: MKAVNTLTETLRERSEAAEAGGPPKYHEKLKAQNKLFVRKRLELLFDDGEYMEDGKFANCKEEGLPADGVVCATGKVGGQTVCVMANDSTVKAGSWGARTVEKIIRIQETAEKLKVPLLYLVDSAGARITDQLEMFPNRRGAGRIFYNQVKLSGVIPQICLLFGPSAAGGAYIPAFCDIVIMVDQNASMYLGSPRMAEKVIGEKVTLEEMGGARMHCSVSGCGDVLAYSEEEAIEYAKRYLPYFPPNFLKKTELLEGMAAKEGRQLEDIIPVNQNAPFDMYECIDALIDEGSFFEIKKLFAPEIVTGLARIGGRAVGIIANQPKVKGGVLFVDSADKAAKFIQLCDAFHIPLLFLADVPGFMIGTKVERAGIIRHGAKLIAAMSSATVPKISVIVRKAYGAGLYAMAGPAFEPDCCIALPTAQIAVMGPEAAVNAVYSNKINEIEDPKEKIAFVQEKQQEYKEHIDIYRLASELIVDDIVAASDLRDQLIERFSYYETKELNFSVRKHPVYPV, from the coding sequence ATGAAGGCAGTCAACACTTTGACCGAAACATTAAGGGAAAGGTCCGAAGCGGCAGAAGCCGGCGGGCCCCCTAAATATCATGAAAAGCTGAAGGCGCAAAATAAGCTGTTTGTCAGAAAGCGCCTCGAGCTTTTATTTGATGACGGGGAGTATATGGAAGACGGCAAATTTGCCAATTGCAAGGAAGAAGGCCTCCCGGCTGACGGTGTTGTTTGCGCCACTGGAAAAGTGGGCGGACAGACAGTCTGTGTCATGGCAAATGATTCAACCGTAAAGGCTGGATCCTGGGGGGCAAGGACCGTCGAAAAAATCATCCGGATCCAGGAAACCGCCGAGAAGCTGAAGGTTCCATTATTGTATTTAGTAGATTCTGCCGGCGCCAGGATTACAGATCAGCTGGAAATGTTTCCAAACCGCCGAGGTGCCGGCCGAATATTCTATAATCAGGTCAAGCTGTCGGGAGTCATCCCGCAGATTTGCCTGCTGTTCGGCCCATCTGCTGCAGGGGGGGCTTATATACCGGCTTTTTGTGATATCGTCATCATGGTGGATCAAAACGCATCCATGTACCTGGGTTCACCAAGGATGGCTGAAAAGGTCATTGGGGAAAAGGTGACGCTGGAAGAAATGGGCGGAGCACGTATGCATTGTTCTGTCAGCGGCTGCGGCGACGTACTTGCATACAGTGAGGAAGAAGCGATCGAATATGCCAAACGGTACTTGCCGTACTTCCCTCCAAACTTCCTGAAGAAAACGGAACTGCTGGAGGGAATGGCAGCCAAAGAGGGCCGTCAGCTGGAAGACATCATTCCGGTTAACCAAAATGCGCCTTTTGATATGTATGAATGCATTGATGCATTGATTGACGAAGGCAGTTTCTTTGAAATCAAGAAGCTGTTTGCTCCTGAAATCGTTACCGGGCTGGCTCGGATAGGCGGGAGAGCTGTCGGTATCATTGCCAATCAGCCGAAGGTTAAAGGCGGTGTGCTGTTTGTTGATTCAGCCGATAAAGCGGCAAAATTCATTCAGCTCTGTGATGCCTTCCATATTCCGCTGCTGTTCCTTGCAGATGTCCCAGGTTTCATGATTGGCACAAAGGTTGAGCGCGCCGGCATTATCCGCCACGGCGCAAAGCTGATCGCAGCCATGAGCTCGGCAACTGTTCCGAAGATATCCGTTATTGTGCGGAAGGCATATGGGGCCGGATTATACGCAATGGCGGGCCCTGCATTCGAACCTGACTGCTGCATTGCCCTGCCGACCGCACAGATTGCGGTAATGGGCCCTGAAGCCGCCGTCAATGCAGTATATTCCAATAAAATCAATGAAATAGAAGATCCAAAGGAGAAAATCGCCTTTGTCCAGGAGAAGCAGCAGGAATACAAAGAACATATTGATATCTACAGGCTTGCTTCAGAATTGATCGTAGATGATATTGTCGCTGCCTCTGATCTCCGCGATCAGCTGATCGAGAGATTCTCTTATTATGAAACAAAAGAACTGAATTTCAGCGTGAGAAAGCATCCGGTTTATCCGGTTTGA
- a CDS encoding 2-dehydropantoate 2-reductase: MKIGIIGGGAIGLLFAAFLQKGHDVTLYVRSEEQKKLISSYGISLLAEGREHISYVQVLLTDEWKGEEELSIIAVKQYDIHPLISIINDKQAAPSSSFLFLQNGMGHLSLLHELRARAILVGTVEHGALKKDARTVQHTGAGRTNIAVFSGEGTEAAECLEETSGDFPFTVRKDYKEMLLQKLVINAVVNPLTGILQVKNGELIENPFYYIVVQKYFAEIAAVLELSDPEEAFDALVSVCRKTSSNTSSMLKDLQNQRQTEADAILGYILGEADKKNKHAPLVHAFYSCIKGKEPGN; the protein is encoded by the coding sequence ATGAAAATAGGAATCATTGGCGGGGGGGCCATTGGATTATTATTTGCAGCATTCTTGCAGAAAGGTCATGACGTCACTCTGTATGTCCGTTCTGAAGAGCAGAAAAAGCTTATCTCTTCATATGGGATTTCATTATTGGCGGAAGGCAGGGAACATATTTCTTATGTACAGGTGCTGCTGACTGATGAATGGAAGGGAGAAGAAGAGCTTTCCATTATTGCGGTCAAGCAATATGATATCCACCCCCTTATTTCTATCATAAATGATAAACAGGCGGCGCCATCCTCTTCTTTTTTATTTCTCCAGAATGGAATGGGCCATCTGTCACTGCTTCACGAACTCAGGGCCAGGGCCATCCTTGTAGGAACTGTTGAGCATGGGGCTTTAAAAAAAGATGCAAGGACCGTTCAGCACACAGGTGCTGGAAGAACGAACATAGCGGTTTTCTCAGGAGAAGGAACAGAAGCGGCCGAATGCCTGGAGGAAACTTCAGGGGACTTTCCTTTTACTGTCCGCAAGGATTACAAGGAAATGCTCCTTCAAAAGCTTGTCATCAATGCTGTAGTCAACCCGTTGACTGGCATTCTTCAAGTGAAAAATGGAGAATTGATTGAAAATCCCTTTTATTACATAGTAGTGCAGAAATATTTTGCGGAAATTGCCGCTGTGCTGGAGCTGTCCGATCCTGAAGAAGCTTTTGATGCTTTGGTTTCAGTCTGCAGGAAAACTTCATCAAACACTTCATCTATGTTAAAAGACCTGCAAAACCAGAGGCAAACAGAAGCTGATGCCATTCTCGGATATATTCTGGGAGAAGCGGATAAAAAAAATAAACACGCTCCCCTTGTTCATGCATTTTATTCGTGCATCAAGGGGAAGGAGCCTGGAAACTAG
- a CDS encoding DUF3397 domain-containing protein, whose translation MSSFFSAVAATLVTVPLLGYLIVFVISKQITGSHKKSVRIALDSSTFLLILSVHFLILAIWERSYLWIIVLFMLFAAVIFTVIHWKVKQEINIQMIFKGFWRFNFLLFFSAYIVLLIFGVFQSVSGYLSIP comes from the coding sequence ATGTCATCATTCTTTTCGGCAGTTGCCGCAACACTTGTAACAGTACCGCTGCTAGGCTACCTGATTGTATTCGTCATCAGCAAGCAGATTACAGGAAGCCACAAAAAGTCAGTCCGCATTGCACTCGACTCTAGTACATTTCTTCTTATTCTTTCTGTTCATTTTTTGATCCTGGCTATTTGGGAACGGTCTTATTTATGGATTATAGTGCTGTTCATGCTGTTTGCTGCAGTCATATTCACAGTCATCCATTGGAAAGTTAAACAGGAAATTAATATCCAGATGATTTTCAAGGGGTTCTGGCGATTCAATTTTCTTTTGTTTTTCTCTGCCTATATTGTCCTTTTGATCTTCGGTGTCTTTCAAAGTGTCTCCGGCTATCTGTCTATTCCGTAA